The following nucleotide sequence is from Kiloniellales bacterium.
TGCGGCGAAGCGCCGGCCTCTCTGTCGGCCAGGGAGTCGTGGCCTCCTACGTCCACAGCAAGGTCGACGAAGGCCTCGGCAAAATCGGGGTGCTGGTGGCCCTAGAGTCGGCCGGTGACACGGCCGTACTGCAGGCGCTCGGCAAGCAGCTCGCCATGCATGTCGCCGCAGCTTCGCCCCAGGCAGTCGACGTCGACGACGTCGACCGGAGCGCCCTGGACCGCGAGCGTGACGTTCTTGCCGAACAAGCCCGGGCCTCGGGCAAGCCCGAGGAGATCGTCGCCAAGATGGTCGAAGGGCGCCTGCGGAAGTACTACGAGGAGGTCTGCTTGTTGGAGCAGACCTTCGTAATCGACAACGAGAACAAGGTACGCAAAGTCCTGGAGAACGCATCCAAGGATCTCGGCAGCGACGTCAAGGTTGCCGGATTTGTGCGTTTCC
It contains:
- the tsf gene encoding translation elongation factor Ts gives rise to the protein MAEITARQVQELRQRTGAGMMDCKKALAEADGELESAVDWLRKKGLAAAAKKAGRVAAEGLIGVVARDGKGAAVEVNSETDFVARNDKFQGFVRTCGALALDAGGDLEALKKADYPGAGRNVEDELTQLIAVIGENLQLRRSAGLSVGQGVVASYVHSKVDEGLGKIGVLVALESAGDTAVLQALGKQLAMHVAAASPQAVDVDDVDRSALDRERDVLAEQARASGKPEEIVAKMVEGRLRKYYEEVCLLEQTFVIDNENKVRKVLENASKDLGSDVKVAGFVRFQVGEGVDGG